The Osmerus eperlanus chromosome 7, fOsmEpe2.1, whole genome shotgun sequence genome includes a region encoding these proteins:
- the LOC134023809 gene encoding G patch domain-containing protein 8, whose protein sequence is MACSTCYYLVISSTHLSNGHFRRVKGVFRGPLCPAAVQSPDRAERSVGAPLEDPKAHFYCELCDKQYLRHQEFDNHINSYDHAHKQRLKELQHREFARNVASKSWKDERKQGRELQRLHQLAQLQQQKQRGTGWVCCLRGTRGLRHVSSPGGSSLTHSPLPTLPQTSSQPCTSPTKPQALDQCSHLRTHIHSPPQPTKAQDPSVERPPAVNPQSCLDLSPPHSLSGLDRDGTRVGVSFCFSRRGQRLEPSASVFSDQEEEEKVRRVQRKARMKMEEEEMDEEVGQGGEMSQHIFLPEQRGEGEEGEEKDRSLMGDCLGQKEEQSREHPVYRSTLESTIKHRDRIEGGKHSSSSPSSSSSLARIRALWHTRDRQRRLSLSDMERNGEMEEGREEGGERGMRRGGRGQPPALYACVLGRDGSSSLRWPVELLKFTKTQPPLSYSCRPRCLCFHGNHSGVLKGRQNTGRREGSSSHTRVEEKSSHTLPVRTEDINSHKLLTVTKEFNSHTPAMPTENIYSHLSPILTEDTNSHTLLTHTDEVNSHVLTHTDKSYSHTLLTHKSNSGLPPPLVKGQKQLHGRAVPPQTENKRRTDIQSAEAHPPPQMHPPPQTQLPPQTQLPPQMHPPPQTHPPPQTQLPPQTQLPPQMHPSPQTHPPPQTQLPPQTQLPPQMHPPSQTQQAAHIENRRQAVWRQISCKGQIHPFPDLSHVDRNNKNSDNPLGWRSEDERRQRERAVSAGDRKLDAVSRPGMEDVQARQPRCVCGSDTCPERVCSQPVGGSNASPRNRSDGAKRHRLIERKKGVGGGNSNRCGATACTLKSVVATVSGVAVGEKRGDTGAWVGGNTKVGRSVRRPASGCLSQKCESGTGREKTSRSPSPDSHPSHCHPALGLARTHTLLHTQREGDGGKEGWEKGEGRFSWEPRFSSLQSFMKLSWEACHHGNNGGYPDYGYPDNSPSIGPLRKRTYMQQGRKYSERRGGSLELKGGWRRNERGVIGRRYREKEKNSRERNRQVIESEAWDWMSGPNPGGGLVWGRCDSRTKHRALEWTRAARGCSPSPGGWIRLHAGWNQKIGHPRVEDMDGGRGAGEPSPDRCTWGSGDSWEEQGGSRHTLGPGDRRGSPEWAWRLENRRPPSPDYCGSRHTHTPSTRYVCDAGGTRGLSPGSCSSITSVSELSGEWSRESIRSGLTLGGATRATAALGLSLSMERKHSQRPSPTPAPQPSPTFSSLLSPRSPFTEKPTAPRHKSPPSPMTVPKTTLDSNLNLDPMIPDPRPPRAPLQKRSLPIIGKLPSIQRRKRERTEERREWRRREDEGEEREERKERMNTESREDTDSHLSPQDQSGSPSHPSLHQSQPRSEDGQTEGPITFSAEEMDKYRLLQEQARVHMQRLLQTPQEERDTITHTHTHPHTHTHTHTHMTPEEEFTHLSLQNPLPVRSHPMHTHAAYTHKQESSAAQLMTLTPQDLYPQPIPLGFLSLPPASPSSPLPSLHHIPLQNTALSMASSCSSPPTSLSPHSPHLPHSIAPLHPHRPHPHLAPLSFSSLFPSILLPHSPLPLLPPSTALHPSPPTPLLPLTLHLHPLRPQTYIHRVWPLRFQQKAL, encoded by the exons gATCGTGCTGAAAGGAGTGTAGGAGCTCCTCTTGAGGATCCCAAGGCCCACTTCTACTGTGAGCTTTGTGACAAGCAGTACCTCAGACACCAAGAGTTTGACAACCACATCAACTCCTACGACCACGCTCACAAACAG AGGCTGAAGGAGCTGCAGCACAGAGAGTTCGCTCGCAACGTGGCCTCCAAGTCATGGAAGGATGAACGCAAGCAGGGGCGAGAGCTGCAACGCCTGCACCAACTGgcacagctgcagcagcagaaaCAGCG aggtACAGGATGGGTCTGTTGCCTCAGAGGAACCAGAGGGCTGAGACATGTGTCCAGTCCTGGGGGTAGCAGCCTGACCCACAGCCCTCTTCCCACACTACCCCAGACCTCCAGTCAGCCCTGTACAAGCCCCACTAAACCCCAGGCACTGGACCAATGCTCCCATCTCCGCACTCacatccactcccctccccaacCTACTAAAGCACAAGACCCCTCAGTCGAAAGGCCTCCTGCTGTGAATCCCCAGTCTTGCCTGGACCTGTCCCCTccgcactctctctctgggttgGACAGGGATGGCACCAGGGTGGGGGTCTCCTTCTGCTTCTCCCggagggggcagaggctggAACCATCTGCATCTGTCTTCtcagaccaggaggaggaggagaaggtgaggcGAGTGCAGAGAAAGGCCAGAAtgaagatggaagaggaggagatggatgaaGAGGTGGGGCAAGGTGGTGAGATGTCGCAACACATCTTCCTCCCAGAGCAGCGGGGTGAgggggaagaaggggaggagaaagaccgTAGCTTAATGGGGGACTGTTTGGGGCAGAAAGAAGAGCAGAGCCGAGAACATCCAGTGTACCGCAGCACTTTAGAAAGCACCATTAAACACAGGGATAGAATAGAGGGAGGCAAACActcatcctcttccccctcctcttcctcctccttggccAGAATACGAGCACTCTGGCACAcacgagacagacagaggaggctATCCCTCTCCGACATGGAAaggaatggagagatggaggaggggagggaggagggcggagagagggggatgaggagaggaggccgaggGCAGCCTCCAGccttgtatgcgtgtgtgctcgGCAGAGACGGGTCCAGCAGTTTGAGATGGCCGGTGGAGCTCCTGAAGTTCACCAAGActcaacctcctctctcctacagcTGCAGACCTCGCTGTCTCTGTTTCCACGGCAACCACAGCGGAGTGTTGAAGGGTCGTCagaacacagggaggagagaagggtccAGCTCACACACGCGCGTAGAGGAGAAGAGctctcacacacttcctgtgcGGACAGAGGACATCAACTCACACAAACTTCTGACGGTTACCAAGGAATTTAACTCGCACACACCAGCTATGCCAACAGAGAATATTTACTCACACTTAAGCCCCATTCTCACAGaagacacaaactcacacacactcctcactcacacagacgAGGTGAACTCACacgtactgacacacacagacaaatcttactcacacacactcctcacacacaagtCGAACTCGGGTCTGCCCCCACCACTTGTCAAGGGTCAGAAGCAGCTCCATGGCAGAGCTGtgcccccccagacagagaacaaaagGAGGACAGATATACAGTCTGCAGAAGCACATCCACCCCCCCAGATGCATCCACCCCCCCAGACACAGCTACCACCCCAGACACAGCTACCACCCCAGATGCATCCACCCCCCCAGACACATCCACCCCCCCAGACACAGCTACCACCCCAGACACAGCTACCACCCCAGATGCATCCATCCCCCCAGACACATCCACCCCCCCAGACACAGCTACCACCCCAGACACAGCTACCACCCCAGATGCATCCGCCCTCCCAAACACAGCAAGCCGCCCACATAGAGAACAGGAGACAAGCTGTGTGGCGTCAGATCTCATGCAAGGGACAGATCCACCCCTTCCCTGACCTTAGTCACGTTGACAGGAACAACAAAAACTCAGACAATCCTCTGGGGTGGAGATCAGAAGACGAGAGACGGCAGAGGGAGCGAGCTGTCTCCGCCGGCGACCGCAAATTAGACGCCGTCAGCAGGCCAGGCATGGAGGACGTGCAAGCGCGCcagcccaggtgtgtgtgtgggagcgacACTTgccctgagcgtgtgtgttctcagcctGTGGGCGGCTCAAACGCGTCGCCCAGGAACAGAAGTGATGGTGCAAAGAGACATCGGCTcatagagaggaagaaaggagtgggaggagggaatTCAAACAGGTGTGGAGCGACAGCGTGCACTCTGAAGAGCGTTGTTGCCACGGTCTCCGGCGTGGCTGTcggggagaaaagaggagacacCGGGGCGTgggtggggg ggaaCACAAAGGTGGGGAGGAGTGTTCGCAGGCCAGCGAGTGGCTGCCTTTCGCAGAAGTGTGAGTCTGGAACTGGCAGAGAGAAGACTTCCAGGAGTCCCAGTCCAGACTCGCACCCCTCACACTGTCACCCAGCCCTGGGCCTAGCgaggacacacactctccttcacacacagagagagggggatggagggaaggagggatgggaaaAGGGTGAAGGACGGTTTTCCTGGGAGCCACGCTTCTCCTCTCTGCAATCTTTCATGAAGTTGTCCTGGGAAGCAtgtcaccatggtaacaacGGGGGCTACCCTGACTACGGTTACCCTGACAACAGTCCAAGCATTGGCCCattgagaaagagaacataCATGCAGCAGGGCAGGAAGTacagtgagaggaggggggggagtttgGAGCTGaagggaggctggagaaggaatGAAAGAGGAGTTATAGGCAGAAggtacagagaaaaagagaagaacagcagggagagaaacaggcaggtGATAGAGTCAGAAGCCTGGGACTGGATGAGTGGCCCGAACCCTGGTGGTGGATTGGTTTGGGGTCGGTGTGACTCGAGAACCAAGCACAGAGCCCTGGAGTggaccagggcagccaggggaTGCAGCCCCAGTCCTGGAGGTTGGATCAGGCTGCATGCCGGCTGGAATCAGAAGATTGGACACCCCAGGGTAGAAGACATGGATGGGGGCAGAGGTGCAGGGGAACCCAGCCCAGACAGATGCACTTGGGGCAGTGGAGACAGCTGGGAGGAGCAGGGTGGCTCCAGACACACCCTAGGTCCGGGGGATAGGAGAGGCAGCCCGGAGTGGGCCTGGAGGTTGGAGAACAGGCGACCCCCGAGCCCTGATTACTGtggcagcagacacacacacactcccagcaccaggtatgtgtgtgatgcaggGGGCACAAGGGGCCTCAGCCCTGGCTCCTGCAGCAGTATCACCAGTGTGTCTGAGCTGAGTGGGGAGTGGAGCAGGGAAAGTATCCGATCAGGGCTCACCCTGGGTGGGGCAACGAGAGCCACAGCAGCCCTGGGCCTCTCGCTCTCCATGGAGCGGAAACATTCACAGAGACCCTCACCCACCCCAGCACCACAACCCTCCCCCACCTTTTCcagtcttctctctccccgctctcccTTTACAGAGAAACCAACTGCCCCCAGACACaaatcacccccctctcccatgACGGTTCCCAAAACTACACTGGACTCCAACCTCAACCTTGACCCCATGATCCCTGACCCCAGGCCCCCTAGGGCCCCCCTGCAGAAGAGGAGCCTCCCCATAATAGGTAAACTGCCCTCCATACAGAGacgtaaaagagagagaacagaggagaggagggagtggcggaggagagaggatgagggtgaggagagggaggagaggaaagagaggatgaacactgagagcagagaggacaCAGACAGTCATTTGTCTCCCCAGGACCAGTCAGGTTCTCCaagccatccctccctccaccaatcCCAACCCAGGTCtgaggatggacagacagaagggCCAATCACCTTCAGCGCTGAGGAGATGGACAAGTACCGCCTCCTGCAGGAGCAGGCCAGAGTGCACATGCAGAGACTGTTACAGACTcctcaggaagagagagacacaatcactcacacacacacacaccctcacacacacacacatacacacacacacatgacccccGAGGAGGAATTCACACACCTTTCTCTACAGAACCCACTACCGGTGCGTTCccaccccatgcacacacatgctgcatacacacacaaacaagaatcCTCCGCCGCACAACTGATGACATTGACCCCCCAGGATCTGTATCCACAGCCCATCCCTCTGgggttcctctctctcccccctgcctccccctcatcccccctccccagcctccatcacatCCCCCTCCAAAACACAGCTCTTTCCAtggcctcctcctgctcctccccaccCACATCCCTCAGTCCCCACTCGCCTCACCTGCCCCACTCCATAGCTCCCCTGCATCCTCATCGTCCCCACCCCCATctcgctcccctctccttctcgtctctcttcccctcaatATTGCTGCcccattcccccctccctctcctccctccttccacagcccttcatccctccccccccacgccccttctccccctgaccctgcacctgCACCCCCTGCGGCCTCAGACGTACATACACAGAGTCTGGCCCTTGAGGTTTCAGCAGAAAGCGCTGTGA